In the Labeo rohita strain BAU-BD-2019 unplaced genomic scaffold, IGBB_LRoh.1.0 scaffold_1595, whole genome shotgun sequence genome, CATTTGCATTTCTAAAAACTTATGAATAAATTTATAACTTCTCCAACCCACCCCTTCTGACATGGATTTGATTTTGCATCACTGACAGACGCAGCAGAGAAAAGTGTTTACATGAACTTTATTGTAAGGACTTAAATATTCATCTGTACCTCACATTAAGCTATCGAATaccttcagaagacttggaatattgtgcacaaaacattgtgcttttagtGCTTGTATGTCTTTTGTGAGGCTTAACAGTAACACAGAACAGTAACACAATATCAGATTTAGATCAGCCCTGTCTGAGCAATTTACTTTTCCTAAATCCCTAGTTTCTACTCAGTAATGTTAGTATTAATACGTCAAACACTCACATCAGTGTGTTGATttgacagtgtttatcctgcagtagagcagcgatctgattcactcgtgtgtctcctagttcatgttcactcagattcagttctctcaggagtaacgggtttttacccacaattccagtcacatactgacaggcttcatctgcagcaggacccaaaaacctgcagaagaGAAGATAAAACAGGAATCAATTCAGTTCTCACCTTTTATACAACGGAcaacatataaaattattatttaaaagcacaagttgttttttttttttttatttaagtctgATGCAGCAACAGGTtgttcaacatattatacaagtataaaaagaaaaagttcacctatatataatttattttacattatttcatcATGTTTTACCTCAGTgtgttgagttgacagtttggatcctgtagtaaatcattgagctccttcactcctgattgtccaggatcatttcctgtgagatccagctctatcaggtgtgaagggtttgatctcagagctgaagccagagctttataaccttcttcagtgatactgcagtttGAAAGTCTATAGAAAAGcaagaaacaaaacacacacacacacacacacacattaaaatacTTCAGTAGCATTTATTACACAATTAGGGTATCAACATTTTCCATCATCTCAAAAAAGCAATCTGTTTGtcaatgttttataaatgtatgaacACCAACACAccaatttattatattaatttattattaatatatacacataataaatattataaataataataaataatattttaataacaaatataataaaatatatttttgaagttAAACTGTGAATTGTGTTATATACGTTTCTGATGTTAAACTAAATCTGAATAAAGATTTTGAAAAAAGAATCAAgtttatgcaaacttttgaacagaatccttttttaaattgaactattattttctcttgtggactgtatgtaaacatcttttatgtgaaaaatcttattcaggtcagtattaaataaacaataccaTGAAGTAAGAAACCTTAAGCCTCGTTCAGACTGTCAGCCCAAATCCGATTTGTATGCAAATCCGATTGAAATCCGATCATATTTAGGTAGTCTGAACAGCAACGAACAACATGAAATCTGATTTGGTCAAATCCGTTTCGAGCTACATTCGTATGTGGTTTGGAATCCTATTCAAATCAGATTTCTGCTTTTTCACGTTTTTATGCCACGTAAAACGTAAACACGTCagacatttttgtggaaaacataacAAACGTCTTTGCAGAAACAAGCTTGTGTTGTTGCGAACTGCAAATCAATTGGGAAAAGACAATATACAGCTAGTATACGCACCTCTTTGAGTTTTGAAACCAGCGGAGACGGCAGCACAGAATAAAGTCGCACATTCCAGCTTGCTGCTGTTTCTACCGCTGCTTTAGAAGAGAAATATAAATCAAACGCACGGTAACGTTGTCATATCCTGTGTGGAAGATTTTCCGATTCCATCTAGTAAtgtatatgacaatgttaatgtatttggtcttggttaAATTATGGAATAGATTTCTTCTGACAACTCTCGGGAAGATTTGCTGTAATGCtgcaatgttaattatttgctgatctgctacgctgctggttattgctgtagttgtagattattgctgctgctgcaagcaagtacaggaacttgctactgccaaagcATATGGCAAtacggtgctgtgagtatttaagacatactgctgctgcacaatagCATACAAAATAACCCCCCAACAAAGCTGGAAGGAGATACGAAACAGCTAAAATATGCATGTTGCTGTAAGCATGAAAGCATACTGCTGCTATACAATAAAATGCTTGTAATCATCCTTATAAAGGCAAAATAAAGAGACAAAACCCCAGAATAAGCAGATCTATTGCCAAGACATATGTACTGCTGCTGCTCCAAAGAGCCATGAGACCGCGTGTTTGCTATCTATGTGAGCCTGGGCCAGCTTTGCCGAATGGCTTAACGCTAGTGGACTATTGCTGTGTGTACCTGATCATTTGACCAGATAGCTTAAACTAGTGACCTGAGTTAATGTGTTTCTGGGCTAGTGAAGCCCAGATAAGTTAACTAGTGGCTTAGCAATGTGAACCTGGGTGCTGTACCCTTaggtttatttaattaatgacCTAAATAACTATGTGTGTCTGAGCCAATAGCTCAAACTTACCTAGGTTGAAACATGCACTATGTGTGTCTTTAACAAACAGGAATTACGCTGTAGGCTGATAGATGAAGTAACCCCCAGCAACCACCTGGCTCAGGCTCGAGTGGCctgagcaatttttttttttttttttttttaaagcctttaatactttattttaatgcagtgtCTGCTTTGCAGCAACTATGCTGTAATATTATTGTTTCACTATACATACTGCTGCTATTTATATTAATTgtgaacaaataaaatttgtgaCCTGAAATGCTATAAATGCTGCTGCTGAGAAATGTATTATTCTCGATGACTAAATGCCTATGCAGGCTGCGGCTactgcacaaagaaaacaaaactgctGTAAACTCTGTAAATTAAGGCTCTGCTATGCAAGttctatttttaatgttgacGCCAACATGAGCTGTTAATGCTATTCACAATGTTGTAGTATGATTACTGTGCAAGCTGCTGcagttacaatattttaatcagAATCTGTGAAGTATAATCTACTGCTGCTGCAAGAAATCTGCTGTAAACccttttaaataatcaaaagtaataagATGCCTACTGCActttaatagttatttaaaattattgttgtaTGAATTTGCTATACAGTATATTAGCAATAACAATTTGACTTGCTATGCATGCTGctgataaaattattatttactacaACCTTgcatatgaatttaaaattgcTATAGcacctttattaaataaacaatgcaaTGAAATAATACTTATTTCACTTTGGAGAGTTCACAAATCTGCTGTAAGCCTTGTTAAATAagcaaaagtaataaaatgcctATTCACCTGCTTACTATCCATGTGTTATCTTATCAAATTTCAACCAACTAAGGTACTTCCTACTGCCGCTGCTAAATTGGAAACATAATAATTGGTTTGCTATGCAGACGCTGCTAATATTATTTGTTACATCACATCTGAATTTGCTATACATGCTGCTACTTTTAAAATTCACTAAATGTgatctaaatatttaattcaattcaattcaaatttatttgtaaagcgcttttcacaatacatatcgttgcaaagcaactttacagcaaattaaagttttacaatatatttagtagtagcttactagtggtgactatgtcaagttgatgtacatatggcagatgtatggtaaagatcaattaatgacgtaatcaaacagacaaagaacactataaatagCTAAACATACTGCTGACACAACTGCACAAAAGTACTTAGAATTGCTATAAGCctctttattaaacaaaatgcaATCAATAATGCCCATTTCACTTTGAAGAGTTTGCAAAAGTACTGTAGCCCTGTTAAATagcaaaagtaataaaataccTATTTCACATTACTTACCCCATGCGATTCACTGGAATTTTATGCAACTAAAAGTACTATATGCTGTCACTGCTATATTAGAAACAATGATAatctaacttgctaatcatgccactGCTAAGGTTATTTAACATTGCATCTGAAACTGCTCTACATGCTGCCACTATTAAAATAAGCCAACATTACAAACTAAACAGCTATACACAAGTACTAAGAATAGCTATAAGGCCCGTTATTAAAAAGCAAACACAATGAAGTCTGAGTCTGCAGAATCTGTTGTAAACCCTATTGGATAAGCAAGTAATAAAATGCCTAATTTTGCTTAGAGTTCAAATTTAATCAGACCAAGTACTTTTAACTACTGCTGCTAtattagcaaaataataattagtttgcTAAGCATGCTGCTGCTAATATTATTTCTAACACTGCATCTGAATCTGCTATGCATGCTTctgctataaaaaataaaaaataaaaataaaaaaaatcgcTAAGCATACTGCTGCTACAGCTACACAAAGTACTTAGAATTGCTATAGtctctttataaataaacaaaattccAATAAATCCTATTCACTTGAAGAGTTCACGTATCACATCCATGTTTAGCCACTGAAACTTCAACTATGGTTTACCTACTGCTTCtactaataaaacatttaattgctaTGCATGCAGCTATTAATAATTTGCTAATAACGCAATCAGAATTTCTATAGATACTGCTGCTACACTCTATGAAAGTACTAGAATTGCTGTGAGCccagctgaaaaaacaaataagaaaattcCAAGTTTTAAAGTGCTCTACTATTATGCTTGTAAATGGGCTACTAAACTGAACCAATTTATTATTGGTAATagtatctttatattttaaacaaattactgATTCATTATCTACCACTAAATATGACTTTCATAATAAACACTGCACTATGTAATGAGTGAAATAGAAATGTGgcccctttaaaggggtcatcggatgccaagttcacttttgcatgttgtttgaacagtaatgtgtgttggcagtgtatgtacaaatctaccctataatgataaaaatacatgcagtggtttttaattaatctgtaaaaataatatttccttttacaaatcgagccgttctcagatgcctgtcagtgtggcgtcacaccaacaggcCGCTcacacaatagttgattgacatgagatcagctgtaacagtccatcCTCTTTCGATGCCGTAGCAGGGATGTatgttagacaagaatatctcagattgagtgattgaggtgttgtgttgctggatgtaataatgaacatagtggtcgtcatttactcccgacatctgagccgctgatgatacagtagattatgtttgtttgtgaagggaatgcgcctcccgatctacatatatctgtctatgttcgcacaaatcattcatgatccagcttcacttacagcagaagtgagtataaggggttttttttatgaatctttgcaatcgcctttccta is a window encoding:
- the LOC127158605 gene encoding ribonuclease inhibitor-like, whose amino-acid sequence is MGLSNCSITEEGYKALASALRSNPSHLIELDLTGNDPGQSGVKELNDLLQDPNCQLNTLRFLGPAADEACQYVTGIVGKNPLLLRELNLSEHELGDTRVNQIAALLQDKHCQINTLILCDCSITEKQCLILTSALKSNPSHLRELNLSRNRLTNTGVNHLCDVLKDSHCKLERLRSVTFTYKNQND